Proteins co-encoded in one Osmerus mordax isolate fOsmMor3 chromosome 11, fOsmMor3.pri, whole genome shotgun sequence genomic window:
- the esamb gene encoding endothelial cell-selective adhesion molecule: MVGLAGLSLVKNVRFSCLLFAPSPDLMSPCKPSGSSSSPVVRIVLPFLKIQGRKLELQPHCVRDLQSAWRTSGFIYSPGVTAAQGQWQVIYIQYNRVLRTLPLLEGVSVVAVQRLRAVRSQVVLIECVCRFGSKLADPEDSGCWDQLIHLQLTSSGDWPPCDSQRVEIPRRDMEVVKGQMAVLQAWYSPNSDIHKNTVIWNFMANESKQIISYTPNFINDGSPEFRKRVGFSVSMPSANLSIFINNTLESDSGRYFCNVIIPGSPGLTGELRLNVKECTLTGSPVLNGNVTLSCKSSSGKPVPQYKWTKAAPVSEVYFSPMQNERQGTLRLSNLTKGMSGKYVCRASNTAGADSCSINLEVFSSSNTGVIAATALGSIVGLVAIVLFLIFILRRRGDTEEEIANEIKEDAPAPKRVSWAKSGTGSDNISKNGTLSSVATSPQPRDQPSFHYPYPSAPASDTGSLLNAYRLRPGEPNPLQGLPGYNIGGTPPHRNHRSLRPPSTNGVPLHAPHSPKLNTPSRTEGAQPQVPHPLTMLASISSSTLTRMGAVPIMVPAQSQAGSLV, translated from the exons ATGGTGGGCCTAGCTGGTCTGTCTCTGGTGAAGAATGTGAGGTTCAGCTGTCTGCTATTTGCCCCAAGCCCTGACCTCATGTCTCCTTGTAAACCGTCTGGCTCCAGTTCCTCGCCTGTTGTCCGCATTGTTCTTCCCTTCCTTAAAATCCAAGGCCGTAAACTAGAGCTGCAA CCCCACTGTGTGAGAGACCTTCAGTCAGCTTGGAGGACTTCAGGCTTTATTTATAGTCCTGGTGTCACTGCGGCACAAGGCCAGTGGCAGGTCATTTACATCCAATACAACAGAGTGCTAAG gaccctccctctcttggaAGGTGTTAGTGTTGTAGCGGTTCAGAGATTGAGAGCCGTCCGGAGCCAGGTCGTTCTCATTGAGTGTGTCTGTCGATTTGGCTCCAAGCTGGCGGATCCTGAGGACTCCGGGTGCTGGGATCAGCTGATCCACCTCCAGCTGACCAGCTCAGGGGACTGGCCACCCT GTGACTCGCAGCGGGTGGAGATCCccaggagagacatggaggtgGTGAAGGGCCAGATGGCTGTGTTGCAGGCCTGGTACAGCCCCAACTCTGACATCCATAAGAACACAGTCATCTGGAACTTCATGGCGAACGAGTCCAAACAA ATCATCTCCTACACCCCAAACTTTATCAACGACGGAAGCCCAGAATTCAGGAAGCGTGTGGGCTTCAGTGTGTCCATGCCCTCCGCTAACCTCTCTATCTTCATCAACAACACCCTGGAGTCGGATTCAGGGCGCTACTTCTGTAACGTCATCATCCCTGGTTCTCCAGGCCTCACCGGGGAACTGCGCCTTAATGTCAAAG AGTGCACCCTGACTGGAAGCCCTGTGCTGAACGGAAACGTGACTCTAAGCTGTAAGTCCAGCTCTGGCAAacctgtgcctcagtacaagtGGACCAAGGCAGCCCCAGTCTCCGAGGTCTACTTTTCCCCGATGCAGA ATGAGAGACAAGGCACCCTGAGGCTCAGCAATCTGACGAAAGGCATGTCAGGGAAGTATGTGTGTCGAGCCAGCAACACCGCCGGAGCAGACAGCTGCTCCATCAACCTTGAGGTCTTTAGCT CTTCCAACACCGGGGTGATCGCAGCCACCGCCTTGGGGTCCATAGTTGGTCTGGTAGCCATTGTGCTCTTCCTCATCTTCATattgagaaggaggggagacacAGAAGAGGAGATTGCCAATGAAATTAA GGAGGATGCTCCAGCACCCAAGCGCGTATCCTGGGCAAAGAGTGGGACAGGATCAGATAACATCTCCAAGAATGGCACACTGTCTTCCGTAGCAACGAGTCCCCAACCACGAGACCAGCCCAGTTTTCACTACCCATACCCCTCCGCGCCTGCCTCGGACACAGGCTCCTTACTCAATGCCTACCGGCTGAGGCCTGGCGAGCCCAACCCCTTACAGGGCCTCCCGGGTTACAACATCGgtggcacccctccacacaggaACCACAGGAGCCTCCGGCCACCCAGCACTAATGGAGTCCCTCTCCATGCCCCCCACAGCCCCAAGCTCAACACCCCCAGCAGGACCGAGGGGGCCCAGCCCCAGGTGCCACACCCTCTCACGATGCTGGCCAGCAtcagctcctccaccctgacacGCATGGGGGCAGTGCCCATCATGGTTCCAGCTCAGAGCCAGGCTGGGTCCCTGGTGTAG